From Methylovorus glucosotrophus:
AGACCGGTACCGTGGTTGCGCCTGAGCTGTATATTGCGGTCGGTATTTCCGGCGCCATGCAGCATCTGGCCGGTATCAAGGATAGCAAGGTGATCGTCGCCATTAACCACGATCCCGATGCCCCGATCTTCAAGCATGCGGATTACGGCCTCGTGGCCGACCTGTTCAAGGCCCTGCCTGAACTCAATGCCGCCCTTGGCTGATCGCTAATCAATTAACCATTTGAAAGATAAAGAACTATGAGCGCGTTTAATACCGAAAAAGTGTTGTCGGTAAAGCATTGGAATGACAGTCTGTTTTCGTTCACCACCACGCGTGACGCTGGCCTGCGTTTTGAAAACGGCCAGTTCGTCATGATCGGCCTGCAAGTGGATGGCAAGCCGCTGATGCGTGCCTACAGTATCGCCAGCGCCAACTACGCCGAAGACCTCGAATTCTTCAGCATCAAGGTGCCGAACGGTCCGCTGACCTCGCGCCTGCAACACCTGAAAGTCGGTGATGACATCCTGGTTGGCCGCAAGCCTACCGGCACGCTGCTGTTGTCTGACCTCAAGCCCGGCAAGAACCTCTACCTGTTGTCCACCGGTACTGGTCTCGCCCCCTTCATCTGCCTGATCCAGGATCCTGAAATCTACGAGAAGTTTGAAAAAGTGATTCTGGTACACGGTGTACGCCGCGTGAATGACCTGGCCTACGAAGACTTCATCACCAAGGAATTGCCAGAAAACGAATACTTCGGTGAGCAGGTCAAGAACCAGCTGATCTACTACCCCACCGTGACGCGCGAGCCTTTCCGCAACGAAGGCCGCCTGACCGACCTGATGGAAAACGGCAAGCTGTTTGCCGATATCGGTCTGCCACCGCTGAACCCGGAAACCGACCGCGCCATGCTGTGCGGCAGCCCGCAAATGCTGGAAGACACCTGCCGCATTCTGGATGCCGCTGGCTTGCAGGTTTCCAAGCGTATTGGCGATCTGGGCGACTACGTGATTGAGCGTGCGTTTGCCGAGAAGTAAGCTGCAACCAGTACTGACTTCCGTGAGCTGGCAATCTCAGTAAGCGGACAAGAATAAAAAAACAGGCCTTCAAGGCCTGTTTTTTTATGTCTGTATGCACAAGCTAATGCGACTACTAAAGATAGTGCCCCAGCTTGGTCCGCTTGGTTTGCAGGTATTCGGCGTTATTCTGGTTGGGGGTGATCAGCAGCGGTACGCGACGGCTGACGGAAATGCCTGCTGCCTGCAGGCGGGTGACTTTTTCAGGGTTGTTGGTCAGCAGCTGGATGCGTTGCAGCCCGAGGTCGCGCAGCATGGCGGCGGCCAGTTCGTAGCTGCGGGCATCAATCGGCAGGCCTTGTTCCAGATTGGCTTGTACCGTATCGCGGCCCTGGTCTTGCAGCGCATAAGCCTTGATTTTATGGGCAAGACCTATGCCACGGCCTTCGTGTCCGCGCAGGTAGAGAATCACGCCGCAGCCGGCTTTTGAAATGGTTTCTTGCGACTTGGCGAGTTGTTCGCCGCAATCGCAACGTCTGGATCCCAGGACATCGCCGGTCAGGCATTCGGAGTGCAGACGTACCAGCACTTCTTCCTGGCCTGGCTTCAGCTCGCCAGCGACAAGGGCCACCTGGTCTTGCAGGCCTTGCGGATCATTGTCTGATCGATAGATATGTAAGGTGAAATCCCCATGCGAGGTGGGCATGCGGGAGGTGGCGATTTTCTTGACGGTTTGCATAATGAAAAAAAGATGGGGGCTCAGCGGCTGGATTCAAGCTTGGCAAGCGAGCGACCGACGGCGACATAGGACCCGAGCCAGCCCAGGGCGACCGGGATCAG
This genomic window contains:
- a CDS encoding ferredoxin--NADP reductase; this encodes MSAFNTEKVLSVKHWNDSLFSFTTTRDAGLRFENGQFVMIGLQVDGKPLMRAYSIASANYAEDLEFFSIKVPNGPLTSRLQHLKVGDDILVGRKPTGTLLLSDLKPGKNLYLLSTGTGLAPFICLIQDPEIYEKFEKVILVHGVRRVNDLAYEDFITKELPENEYFGEQVKNQLIYYPTVTREPFRNEGRLTDLMENGKLFADIGLPPLNPETDRAMLCGSPQMLEDTCRILDAAGLQVSKRIGDLGDYVIERAFAEK
- the ribA gene encoding GTP cyclohydrolase II; its protein translation is MQTVKKIATSRMPTSHGDFTLHIYRSDNDPQGLQDQVALVAGELKPGQEEVLVRLHSECLTGDVLGSRRCDCGEQLAKSQETISKAGCGVILYLRGHEGRGIGLAHKIKAYALQDQGRDTVQANLEQGLPIDARSYELAAAMLRDLGLQRIQLLTNNPEKVTRLQAAGISVSRRVPLLITPNQNNAEYLQTKRTKLGHYL